GAGAGAAagatataatattgtaaaaagGATGGATTGGTTACTTCAGTTGTTTTCCTCAACCAGAAAGTCACCTGTCAGTTAATGCTTGTCTGGCACCGATCTGTTCTCTACACGGCATGGCGGTCACCACGGTGGAGGGGATTGGTAGCACCAAGACCAGGCTACATCCAGTTCAGGTATGTTTACTAGACataaatttgtctttgtgtTCATCTGAAAACTTTCAGAACAAATTCTTTACTTGTTAGTAACAAGTTATACCAGCTAGTTGGTATGTAACAGACCGTAGTATATTACAGGCTTTTAAGACGGTGAGTCAgtggtaaagtttcttttgtttgaaACCCCCGATAcacaatatttcattaattaatcgtcTTTTGGGTGTCCACAATTTGGGTATCGTGTAATGAAGAATAAAttaaatggaaataaataacaattaaagaTCAATGAGATACTATATAATTGTATGATAAAAAAagtgtttggtttaatgacatataGAAGAAGATAGCACTGGTTatttaatcaccggctattagatgtcaaactgttgaaattttgtcatatagtctaTCTAGaacttgtttcaaaataatcagtggTTATTTTCTTTCTTCGTGGCATAGCAACAACTGGCCAATGCTCATGGTACTCAGTGTGGATTCTGTACCCCGGGAATCGTCATGTCCATGTACACCCTTCTGAGAAACAACCCCAGACCTACACAGAAAGAGATGGAGTCATACTTTGATGGTAtaccaaatataaaatacataaataaatatatcagttGTTAATATATCGACATTTGTTGAAAGAAAAGAGGAAAAGGATTCTCAGTTTCATGCAGTTTAATTGGAACAATTAGGTTAATATTTATAGATCTCTttcgaaaacaaaaacagaatgaTTTTAAGTTTAAAGTGAAGTTTGTAAACAgcaattaaattttgtatttgtgtctgATCTTATTTTTAGAGATAAGACCTAACATgtttcagttattattattattattattattatttgcaggAAATCTTTGCCGGTGCACAGGATATAGACCAATATTGCAAGGGTTTAAATCGTTCATTAAGGTATTATTTCTTTGTAACATCTTACTACCAGACTAGATAGAACAAGCTTTCATTTGGACTGTTAATAGCAAATAAATTGTCCATGGGCAAATTAAATGTAGTGTGTACAGGCAAGTTATCCTGGAACCTTTATTAGCCAGGATTGCCACAAAGTAGATGGGTAGTTGAAAGTACCAAATCGATCGGTCACTAAACAATTTCCCAATTTTCTACTGGAACCACTCTTTAATCAATGTTGCTTTTATGATgaaatcaaaacaacaaaacatttagaaTATCTCATGTCAAATTATGTACAAGACGGAGTGGGGGATTTTCCGACATAGCAATGACTGCAAAAATCAATGCAGACATATATCCTTCTACATGGCAAGTCAACAAAATACTGGACAACAATATAGTGGACAACAATTAATACTTCTCAATACGAATTCTCATATGTTTGAAACCTTGGGTGCAGATATTTCAGATAGTTGAATTTTcaagttaaattaaaatgtacttcCTTGTAATAGATTAAGACAGAATATGGTGTTACTGGtactgaaaatatatttcttgtttatttcaattttatttttgtgcttatatccaaataaggttcatgcatgctgtcctgggcacaaacctcagctatctggactacattgtatctgtccaggacagtgggttagttgttagtggttgggagCTTATTAATaataccaggatgcgaaccctgtacctaccagccttatgtccgatgacttaaccacgacacagtTTAAATATTGATCACTTGATTCACTAAACAtagaggggtgggatgtagcccagtggtagagtgttcgcttgatgcacaattggcctaggatcgatcaccatcggtggacccattgggctgtttctcgttccagtcagtgctccacaactggggtaacaaaagctgtggtatatactatcctgtctgtgggatggtgcatatataagatcccttgctgctaatcgaaaagagtagcccatgaagtggcgacaattgGTTTCTCCTCtctatatgtgtggtccgtaaccatatgtctgacaccatataaccgtaaatctgAGCATAGAGTACATTTGTACTTTCATTAGGTGAGATTTACATTAGGGACACATGATATACTCTTTAATTCCAGCACACTCAAGTTTGTGTATACACCATGTGGCTGCAGGATTCAAAGttatttcatcatttcatttgtttttactgacaatatttgaattaaaatgaTATTGATATGATTAACACATGTAACTCTTGTTTCTAGGATGCTTGTCCAATGGGTGCTAACTGCTGCCAGAACAAAAGTGTTTGTAATGAGGTATGTCTATAACTATGtttgtaacatacatgtactggtGACTTTTTTCAATATACCCCTGGACCCCTCTAAGCAACTTGTGCGCTtcgtgcctcaccataagcctaaacgacaCCTCCCCCTCAAAATCgtggctacgggcctgatatgttatattatagGATTTTAGCAATAAGAGAATATTTGGTTTTATCTGTTGCATATAAGAAATGGGAAACAAAAGCACATTTTCAAGTCTGTCCACTAGATGTGTATAATACGGTTATTCAGCACTTGTTCTGGAGCTTAAGAAGGCATCTGCCGCCACAACATAAGCTACTCCTATCGAATAACAGCAAGGTGTCTTATATGCTTTTACACATACAACAGATCACATGTACAAGGACCCATCACATCTCAGGTAGGTGCCTTACTAGCTACAAGCCACTCAGTAATACAATACAGTTAGAGCAGCTCAGTGtatgtatttcatttaatttcattattaatattttgtattattattattgttattattattattatgtagttttGGATGTagtatatacagttgaatcctgttGGCTCGAATCCCGCCGGTGAtcaagaaagtgttcgacccatcgggtaatTCAGTCTAACTATTTGGTCAAcaatgtgtaagtgtaacttgggatttcgtttttggttcgagcgttgcagtGTATTCGACCTTTCAGAGTTTGACTCAATGAGAATCTACTGtacatgtgttttgtatttGAAACAGGTGAAGAATTGTGAAAATGGTCTTCTGAATGGAGAGGTCAATGGGACATGTAATGACAACCACCTTCTCTATGATCCTTCACAGGAACCGATTTTCCCACCAGAGTTAAAGGTTTATATGTCCTTATTCATAAATCCTGTTATGGTAATGATACAGTTACTAATTAAAGAACATATAGATCAAagtattttaaatgataaaactttaaaaaaaaatgttttgactgAAATCAccgtaaaattaaaatattaaaagtattttaaatgcatacatatatatttatttattattctttaaTCTCTAtgcttaaatttttttaaatattaattgtattgatttatgaatatattttcatatacatgtacatgtagttacattaatacaaagttaatacattaatacaaaGTTGATGCATTAATACaaagttaatacattaatacataatttaggtttaaattaaaaaacaaaatttaaaattaacaaaacctTTTGTAATATTATGAATCTATAATTATCGATCGTAACATAAACTTTAGAAGAGAGTCactttgaaaattaataataaattattagaaggtatttatttacgtttatttttatgttagaGGTATGTATATCGCCCACAGTATTATATACCTAAGTGCACACAACttgaacattttactttttatacaCAGCTTAACGCACACATCTATAACACACCACTGAAATTCTGCAACTCTCAAAGCACATGGTTTAGACCGACATCCTTGAATGAACTGTTGGAGCTGAAGAAGCTATATCCTAGTGCCAGACTGATTGTGGGAAACACTGAATTGGGTGAATCAATCTTTtggttaatatttatatattctgtaaCTCACAGAcacaggcctttccccaggatttgtTTAGGGCGCTTACATTTTAGCATCAGTTTAATTAACATAAACCAAGTCAAAATAAGTGGGGTAATTAATGGGTTGAAAACAATTACCGGGTAAGTGTTTGTCTTCAATCCAGgaaattatctttttattttatttttaaattaaaattattatactatattatatattattgacaTGGCCATTATATTTGAATTATGAGACAGTTCATTACAGTTTAACAGTATTGTGCATACAATATGCATTGTATGAATGCTAAGTGTTTGACAGGTTCCATtgcatttataaattatttttctttaatgcTTTCTGTGACCGCTTCcgcttattttgtttaaaataagactaaaataaaaaattaaacttatCATGTTATActggaaaataaaaaattaaacttattCTGTTATACtggttgttaaaataatatttctgaAACTGATTATTACACATATCACTATTCCAGTtagttctttttaaaaaaaagtttttaaaattcacagttAAGGAGTAGactcaataaataaatattagttttattttaggaaTAGAGAAAAAGTTTAAGAATGCTGAGTTCCCAGTTCTGATATGTACAACACACATTGAAGCAATGAATGAAGTACGGCTAGATGAACGCGGGTTAGTGATTGGTGCGTCCGTCACTCTGTCCCGGATACAAGAAGCCATGCAGAGTGCTGTTGACAGTTTGCCAGGTGTCACCATACAAgcattttagaaatatttagATCTCGGCATTTTTGTTGTAACTAATACATTAATTATCTAAATCGTCACACTGGCCTCTTTCTCATGtagaaaatgtaaaaattattaaaacaattttactgaaattatttttatttatatatatattaatgcaaTTTGCCATTGAGACATGGACAAAAAACATGCATATTGGGTCAATGCAAGAAATGATTacatttaatatgaaatttcaTTATGATTACTATCTGGTTAGTGCATATGTGATTTAAAAGGGTCTGTCTTTGGCTATGCAATGACCCATTTCAACATCAACATTTTGCAAGAGTAACTGACAAAAGATTACACATCTTCAATACTGTTGTAATATCTCTTTCTTATCCAAGATGTTTGGTCAACTAAAAGTGTCATGTCATTGTTTATATGCTTATACTCTAGACATTGCATGTGTATACATTTTTCTTCCAGAATGGAAAACTCGTATATTTGCTGCTTTCTTGGACATGCTACAGTGGTTTGGCAGTCACCAGATCCGAAATGTTGCGGTAAATAGTTTCATTGTCAATATTTCAATTGTCAATGCATGCCTACATAACATTTCTGAAttagtttttcttttcatttattgCAGTTCATTTATAAGATGATATATAATGTATCTGCGAggggtggggcgggacgtagtctagtggtaaaacgctcgcttgttgtgtggtcagtctgggttcgatccccgccggaggtcccattgggctatttttagtaacatgcagccaatgcaccatgactggttatattaaaggctgtggtatgtgctat
This DNA window, taken from Gigantopelta aegis isolate Gae_Host chromosome 4, Gae_host_genome, whole genome shotgun sequence, encodes the following:
- the LOC121370069 gene encoding xanthine dehydrogenase/oxidase-like is translated as MEKQTTLVFFVNGQKIQENNADPDETLLQYLRNRLHLTGSKLGCGEGGCGSCTVMVSRYDNITDKIFHLSVNACLAPICSLHGMAVTTVEGIGSTKTRLHPVQQQLANAHGTQCGFCTPGIVMSMYTLLRNNPRPTQKEMESYFDGNLCRCTGYRPILQGFKSFIKDACPMGANCCQNKSVCNEVKNCENGLLNGEVNGTCNDNHLLYDPSQEPIFPPELKLNAHIYNTPLKFCNSQSTWFRPTSLNELLELKKLYPSARLIVGNTELGIEKKFKNAEFPVLICTTHIEAMNEVRLDERGLVIGASVTLSRIQEAMQSAVDSLPEWKTRIFAAFLDMLQWFGSHQIRNVAAIGGNIMTASPISDLIPLLMAAGAELYVMSKDNKPRHVKMDHSFLKGYRKTDLNPEAILISVNVPCSNEQEHFYGYKVANRKDDDISIVSAGLDVQFQKGTDVIENISCAYGGMAETTVMALKTMAALVGR